Below is a window of Mycobacterium dioxanotrophicus DNA.
AGCATCGTACCCGCGGGTGTCTTGAGCAGTTCGACCCGCGACAACCGTTGCTGCTCTTCGGGATAGGCCAGCTTGATGGCATTGGGTGCGTAGACCATCATCAGCGTCACGACAGCGATCCAGACACTGAGCCGCACCCGGTCGCGGCGGACGGCCAGCCGCAGCAGACCGGCGGTACCGGCGAACGATGACCGCGCCGTGAGCGTTGGGGCGGTGGTCATGACGACACCCGCTGATACTCGCGCAGGAACAGATCTTCCAGCGACGCCGGTGTCACCGACAGGTCCCGGATGCCGAGATCCGCCAGCTCTGCCATGGTCCGGTCGAGATCGGTGCGGTCCACCGAGAAGCGGTAGTGGCCGTCGGCGATGGAAAAGTCGTGCACGAATGGCATCCGTTGCAGCACTTGACCGTCGGTGCTGGTGCGGACCTGCACGGTGGTCTGCATGAGGTGCTGCAACTGGCTGAGTGTGCCCGACCGAACGGCGCGGCCCGCGCGGATGATGGTCACGTTGTCGCAGAGCTTCTCCACCTCGGCGAGGATGTGGCTCGACAGCAGCACCGCCGCGCCGCGGGACGAGACTTCGCTGACGCACTGCTGAAAAGCTTTCTCCATCAACGGGTCAAGCCCCGATGTGGGTTCGTCGAGAATGTAGAGCTCGGCATTGGTGCTGAAGGCCGCCACGATCGCCACCTTCTGCCGGTTGCCCTTGGAGTAGGTTCTGGCCTTCTTGTGCGGATCCAGCTCGAAGCGTTCGATGAGCTGATCGCGCCTGCGGGTGTCGATGTGGTTGCCGCGCAGGCCGGTCAGGAAGTCGA
It encodes the following:
- a CDS encoding ABC transporter ATP-binding protein, whose protein sequence is MPDAAIEIQGLSKSFGRTKALDGLNLTVAPGAVTGFLGPNGAGKSTTIRVLLGLLRADGGTVRLLGGDPWHDAVALHRRIAYVPGDVTLWPNLTGIQVIDFLTGLRGNHIDTRRRDQLIERFELDPHKKARTYSKGNRQKVAIVAAFSTNAELYILDEPTSGLDPLMEKAFQQCVSEVSSRGAAVLLSSHILAEVEKLCDNVTIIRAGRAVRSGTLSQLQHLMQTTVQVRTSTDGQVLQRMPFVHDFSIADGHYRFSVDRTDLDRTMAELADLGIRDLSVTPASLEDLFLREYQRVSS